One genomic region from Neoarius graeffei isolate fNeoGra1 chromosome 4, fNeoGra1.pri, whole genome shotgun sequence encodes:
- the atf4a gene encoding cyclic AMP-dependent transcription factor ATF-4: MTLSLQMCAEEMGTLFLGSSTLMADHFGPLLDEDEERALSEGSSSPLSFSSYSDSYSSSPFSSSSAPDPLRCKGGCDVPFPWLSAGEQIDAHFRADQREGGAFSGMDWMTEKLDLSDFDLDSLIGSCDLDEPPSSPEELLASLESQVDLDLASLPFQSASTPVTEEVNLPPFPVDLPVESEIHPEPVSVEIKSEPVSPAPAPQSPSFTLELGSEVDISISELEKMPKVSADNQTPSFVLTLSPAHIVVVLAPKEELSISNSSSDQSDSGIESGSSSPPYVQSPVPSPKPAGASRTKPYSKPDPDATLEVVSKVKTVSGTTKTVDKKLKKMEQNKTAATRYRQKKRVEQESLNAECTELEKKNRELAEKADSISREIQYLKDLIEEVRSAKNRKKSKDTSS, encoded by the exons ATGACTCTGAGCTTACAGATGTGCGCGGAAGAAATGGGGACCCTGTTCTTGGGGTCCTCGACTCTGATGGCTGACCACTTTGGGCCCCTTCTGGACGAAGATGAAGAGAGAGCTCTATCTGAGGGGTCTTCATCACCCCTCTCCTTCTCTTCATATTCTGATTCCTACTCCTCCTCCCCGTTttcttcctcctcagctcctgatCCTCTAAGATGTAAAGGCGGGTGTGATGTGCCATTCCCCTGGCTGTCTGCTGGTGAGCAGATTGATGCTCATTTTAGGGCAGACCAGAGAGAAG GGGGTGCGTTTTCAGGCATGGACTGGATGACCGAGAAGCTCGACCTCAGTGATTTTGATCTGGATTCACTCATTGGCTCCTGTGATTTGGATGAGCCTCCCAGCTCTCCGGAGGAGCTACTGGCATCCCTGGAGTCCCAAGTGGATCTGGATTTGGCTTCGCTCCCATTCCAGTCAGCATCCACACCTGTTACGGAAGAGGTCAACCTGCCTCCTTTCCCTGTAGATCTACCAGTTGAGTCAGAGATCCACCCTGAACCTGTTTCTGTTGAGATCAAATCTGAGCCAGTctctccagctcctgctcctcaATCACCTTCATTCACACTAGAGTTGGGTAGTGAAGTTGACATCTCCATCTCAGAGCTGGAGAAAATGCCCAAGGTCAGTGCTGACAACCAGACCCCCAGTTTTGTGCTCACCCTCTCCCCTGCCCACATAGTTGTGGTTCTCGCTCCCAAAGAAGAGCTGAGCATTTCCAACTCTTCTTCAGACCAATCCGACAGTGGTATTGAATCTGGATCCAGTTCTCCTCCATATGTACAGAGTCCTGTTCCATCTCCCAAACCTGCTGGTGCCTCCAGAACCAAACCCTACTCCAAACCTGACCCTGATGCAACTTTAGAGGTTGTTAGTAAAGTTAAGACTGTATCTGGAACGACCAAAACAGTAGATAAGAAACTGAAGAAAATGGAGCAGAATAAGACGGCAGCTACTCGCTACAGGCAAAAGAAAAGGGTGGAGCAGGAGAGCTTGAATGCGGAATGTACTGAGCTGGAGAAGAAAAACCGAGAGCTGGCAGAGAAGGCAGACTCGATCAGCCGGGAGATCCAGTACCTCAAGGATCTCATTGAAGAAGTCCGTTCAGCAAAGAACCGAAAAAAGTCCAAGGACACCTCTTCATAA
- the LOC132884297 gene encoding uncharacterized protein LOC132884297: MKVFFFKSLFGSSAIWCIIFSSVLRRTSSSMSCPENYVIWKSGHVKAYLHPSPWTPGATVVTHNPPETPNNLFRLSESSFLSLLLGARAVGDLLCKRLCVQRCALVYKPDCDHSTPANLLLLPLHGLEDKWRPHLAPEEDFQPYDPGYITSKSGPRWTDLNLEAVKGRIRVRLPSPDAPLNYTFLGEPSHPGLFSRIVRGEEKQWRVWEDEGHVAFLTPFPNTPGLTVVIPRKPLTSDILRLEDGDYTELVLATRKVARFLEEALGAWGVGVIFEGFEIDYAHAKLIPLVSPPGNVTQSDVCSVPEFYDVYPGFVSSANGPPASSAHLSQIHDKITKTS, encoded by the exons ATGAAGGTTTTCTTCTTCAAAAGTTTGTTTGGAAGTTCAGCGATTTGGTGTATCATATTTAGCAGTGTTTTACGGAG AACATCATCCAGCATGTCCTGCCCAGAGAATTACGTGATTTGGAAATCAGGTCACGTAAAGGCGTACCTTCATCCTTCTCCATGGACTCCAGGGGCCACAGTCGTGACCCACAATCCCCCTGAAACCCCAAACAACCTTTTCCGCTTATCCGAATCCTCCTTCCTGAGCCTTCTCTTGGGAGCACGGGCAGTCGGAGATCTCCTCTGCAAGCGTCTCTGCGTCCAGCGCTGCGCTCTCGTCTACAAACCCGATTGTGATCACAGCACACCTGCAAATCTGCTGCTTCTTCCTCTTCATGGCTTGGAGGACAAGTGGAGGCCGCATCTGGCTCCTGAGGAAGACTTTCAGCCTTATGATCCCGGCTATATAACTTCCAAAAGCGGTCCACGATGGACTGATCTTAACCTGGAAGCTGTTAAAGGTAGAATTCGGGTCAGACTGCCTTCTCCAGACGCCCCTCTTAACTACACGTTCCTTGGAGAACCGTCACACCCAGGGTTGTTTTCTCGTATCGTACGAGGAGAGGAGAAGCAGTGGAGGGTTTGGGAGGATGAAGGCCATGTTGCCTTTCTCACACCATTCCCCAACACTCCAGGTCTCACGGTGGTGATTCCACGCAAACCGCTCACCAGTGACATCCTCCGACTAGAGGATGGGGATTACACAGAGCTGGTGCTGGCAACCCGGAAGGTCGCGAGGTTCCTAGAAGAAGCACTGGGAGCATGGGGAGTGGGGGTCATATTTGAGGGGTTTGAAATTGACTATGCTCATGCTAAACTGATTCCTTTGGTTTCACCACCAGGCAATGTGACGCAGAGTGATGTGTGCTCAGTACCAGAGTTTTATGATGTGTATCCCGGGTTTGTGAGCTCAGCTAACGGGCCGCCAGCTAGTTCTGCACATTTAAGTCAGATCCATGACAAAATCACCAAAACGTCCTAA
- the LOC132884224 gene encoding hydroxycarboxylic acid receptor 2-like: MSNTSELPPNMTAAGWRQPLWYQYDKCAVAPYAFVFYFTVKVFNLALGFPTNMLVMWHIATCKSEGSTSNMFIFNLAALDAFFCLMTPVELLNRLYLDHWGVWYLQRFAYGVKDTAPLFHTCICLDRYIAVVYPIVFTNIRDNRIRGLISAFVWMLVLAYAITKSILGVMSVTEVFSGLVLSAFFIMVFCNVSIIWVLRRSVAGKEAMHPVKKKAFKMVAILLVIIMVNYLPPVALMPFASTYTFVQLHCQISVSVFSIMDLSSTIEPILYISKMDRLNSCSCLKGPAKNPVNVNA; this comes from the coding sequence ATGAGTAACACCTCTGAACTACCTCCAAACATGACAGCTGCTGGTTGGCGTCAACCACTCTGGTACCAGTATGACAAGTGTGCCGTGGCTCCATATGCCTTTGTCTTTTACTTCACTGTCAAAGTTTTCAATCTAGCCTTGGGCTTCCCGACCAACATGCTAGTGATGTGGCACATTGCAACGTGCAAAAGTGAAGGCTCCACATCCAACATGTTTATCTTCAACCTTGCTGCACTGGATGCCTTCTTCTGCCTGATGACGCCTGTGGAACTGCTCAACCGGCTGTACCTGGACCACTGGGGTGTCTGGTATTTACAACGTTTTGCATATGGCGTGAAAGATACGGCACCGCTGTTCCATACCTGCATCTGCTTGGACAGGTACATCGCCGTTGTGTACCCCATCGTGTTCACAAACATCCGTGATAACCGCATACGGGGGTTAATCTCAGCCTTTGTATGGATGCTGGTCTTAGCCTATGCGATCACCAAAAGCATTCTGGGAGTAATGAGCGTGACCGAGGTGTTCAGCGGCCTCGTCCTGTCTGCCTTCTTCATCATGGTCTTCTGCAACGTGTCTATCATCTGGGTGTTGCGGAGGAGTGTCGCTGGCAAAGAGGCGATGCATCCTGTGAAGAAAAAAGCCTTTAAAATGGTGGCCATCTTACTGGTGATCATCATGGTCAACTATTTGCCGCCTGTGGCGCTCATGCCGTTTGCCTCCACCTACACGTTCGTCCAACTGCACTGCCAAATCAGCGTCTCTGTTTTCTCCATCATGGACTTGAGCAGCACCATTGAGCCGATACTTTACATCTCCAAGATGGACAGGCTGAACTCCTGCTCCTGTCTGAAGGGACCTGCAAAGAATCCAGTCAACGTCAATGCGTAA